From Phaeobacter sp. A36a-5a, the proteins below share one genomic window:
- a CDS encoding DUF2254 domain-containing protein: MISRTLLYVRRITRQLWFRVVLLSACSLLALAIAPWLTPFIPEDLGERFGREAALPVLTILASGMLAVTTFSLNVMVSAYRTAAATATPRVYRLLLEDTITQSVLATFVGGFVFSLSAVILFRAGFYSEDAAIVIFAITVGVVALIVAAILRWIDHLSGLGSMDHTLRLIEERSRTSLRQRAEAPCLGAACAEDDTRFQQQGRAIPAQASGFVRFVDVAGLQTLAEEAETRIAIHRTPGEFVLRGRPVAYAETGEETLCEAASRCIEIGDVRSFDQDPSFGLTLLAETAQRALSPGVNDPGTALEVMGRLERLLWENTPDEAEPDARDVSFDRVMMPAVSARHLLSCAFPPIARAGGDDPAVIDWMDKALSALAHHPNPAMAEAAADLRDGKRKGDDQEGHQEGEPK; the protein is encoded by the coding sequence GTGATTTCCCGCACCCTGCTCTATGTCCGGCGGATCACCCGGCAACTGTGGTTCCGGGTTGTGCTGCTCTCGGCCTGTTCGCTGCTGGCGCTGGCCATCGCCCCCTGGCTCACGCCCTTCATCCCCGAAGATCTGGGCGAGCGCTTTGGCCGCGAGGCGGCGCTGCCGGTGCTGACCATCCTTGCCTCCGGGATGCTGGCGGTCACCACATTCTCGCTCAATGTCATGGTCTCGGCCTATCGTACGGCCGCTGCCACGGCGACGCCACGGGTCTATCGCCTGCTGCTGGAGGATACGATCACCCAGAGCGTATTGGCCACCTTTGTCGGCGGGTTTGTCTTCAGCCTGAGTGCGGTGATCCTGTTCCGCGCCGGGTTCTACAGCGAGGATGCCGCCATCGTGATCTTTGCCATCACCGTGGGAGTGGTGGCGCTGATCGTCGCGGCGATTTTGCGCTGGATTGACCATCTGTCGGGACTTGGCAGCATGGATCACACGCTGCGCCTGATCGAAGAGCGCAGCCGCACCAGCCTGCGCCAGCGGGCCGAAGCGCCCTGCCTGGGCGCCGCCTGCGCCGAGGATGACACCAGATTTCAGCAGCAGGGCCGGGCCATCCCGGCGCAGGCCTCGGGCTTTGTGCGGTTTGTCGATGTCGCAGGGTTGCAGACGCTGGCCGAAGAGGCCGAGACCAGGATCGCCATCCACCGCACCCCCGGCGAATTCGTGCTGCGCGGGCGGCCGGTGGCCTATGCCGAGACCGGCGAGGAGACGCTCTGCGAGGCGGCCAGCCGCTGCATCGAAATCGGTGATGTGCGCAGTTTCGATCAGGATCCCTCCTTTGGCCTGACGCTGCTGGCGGAAACCGCACAGCGCGCCCTGTCGCCCGGCGTCAATGATCCCGGCACCGCGCTGGAGGTCATGGGGCGGCTGGAACGGCTGCTGTGGGAGAATACCCCGGATGAGGCCGAGCCTGACGCGCGCGACGTGTCCTTTGACCGGGTGATGATGCCTGCGGTCTCGGCCCGGCACCTGCTGTCCTGCGCCTTTCCGCCCATCGCCCGCGCCGGCGGCGACGACCCTGCGGTGATCGACTGGATGGACAAGGCGCTCTCCGCGCTGGCGCATCATCCCAACCCGGCCATGGCCGAGGCCGCCGCCGACCTGCGCGATGGCAAGCGGAAGGGAGATGACCAAGAGGGACACCAAGAGGGAGAGCCGAAGTGA
- the trxC gene encoding thioredoxin TrxC — translation MGAKTLTCLSCAQLNRVPEDRLAAGPKCGTCGAALIPSTPVDVDPATLQKAAAQDDLPLVVDFWAPWCGPCKMMAPDYAKAAKTLQGQVRLVKLNTQTHQSTGARYRIKGIPTLVRFVRGKEQKRQAGALRAGQIVSWAKG, via the coding sequence ATGGGTGCCAAGACCCTGACCTGCCTCAGCTGTGCCCAGCTGAACCGCGTGCCCGAGGACCGTCTGGCCGCCGGCCCCAAATGCGGCACCTGCGGGGCTGCGCTGATCCCTTCGACGCCCGTCGATGTCGACCCGGCGACCCTGCAAAAGGCCGCCGCGCAGGATGACCTGCCGCTGGTGGTGGATTTCTGGGCGCCCTGGTGTGGTCCTTGCAAGATGATGGCCCCGGATTATGCCAAGGCGGCAAAAACGCTGCAGGGGCAGGTGCGGCTGGTCAAGCTGAACACCCAGACCCATCAGTCCACCGGCGCACGCTACCGGATCAAAGGGATCCCGACACTTGTCCGCTTTGTGCGCGGCAAGGAACAGAAACGGCAGGCAGGCGCCCTGCGCGCAGGCCAGATCGTGAGCTGGGCGAAGGGATGA
- a CDS encoding RrF2 family transcriptional regulator has product MRITKRTNIAVRLLMYCAAHADRLVTKSEIAARCNISENHLAQVINQLAQLGYLHTQRGRNGGMSLGRPATEIGIGDVFRAVEGTVPMVECFADADNTCPLVSACRLRIALADAAQAFYRSLDGITLEALVCDNDALFALFQSPVSTGCARYAS; this is encoded by the coding sequence ATGCGGATCACGAAACGGACAAATATTGCAGTGCGGCTGTTGATGTATTGTGCAGCCCATGCGGACCGCCTGGTTACCAAATCCGAAATTGCCGCGCGCTGCAATATCTCGGAGAACCATTTGGCGCAGGTGATCAACCAGTTGGCGCAGCTGGGCTATCTGCATACGCAGCGCGGGCGTAACGGGGGCATGTCGCTGGGCAGGCCCGCGACGGAAATCGGCATTGGCGATGTCTTTCGCGCGGTCGAGGGCACGGTGCCGATGGTTGAGTGTTTTGCCGATGCCGACAATACCTGTCCGCTGGTTTCGGCCTGTCGGCTGCGGATTGCCCTCGCCGATGCGGCGCAGGCCTTCTATCGATCGCTGGACGGGATCACCCTGGAGGCGCTGGTCTGCGACAATGATGCGCTGTTTGCCCTGTTCCAATCGCCGGTTTCGACCGGCTGCGCGCGCTACGCCAGCTGA
- a CDS encoding L,D-transpeptidase has protein sequence MLSRRAFLASSAAASLWPQIGSAETAFDPTPQEVRIKKQFAPGQILVLPRSYYLYYVTEPRRARRYGVGVGRAGLEFTGTAVIQAKKEWPTWRPTDEMIERDPRSYARFVDNKYIQPGGTDNPLGARALYLFQNGIDTYFRIHGTNQPQTIGHSVSNGCIRMTNEHIVDLYERVPLGTVVTVL, from the coding sequence ATGTTGTCACGCCGCGCCTTTCTGGCCAGCTCCGCCGCCGCCTCTCTCTGGCCTCAGATCGGGTCAGCCGAAACGGCCTTTGACCCCACTCCGCAGGAGGTCCGCATCAAGAAGCAATTCGCCCCCGGGCAAATTCTGGTGCTGCCGCGATCCTATTACCTTTATTACGTGACAGAGCCGCGCCGGGCGCGCCGCTATGGCGTTGGCGTCGGGCGAGCCGGTCTTGAATTCACCGGCACCGCCGTCATCCAGGCCAAGAAAGAATGGCCAACCTGGCGCCCGACGGACGAGATGATCGAACGCGATCCGCGCAGCTATGCCCGCTTTGTCGATAATAAATACATCCAGCCCGGTGGCACTGATAACCCGCTGGGCGCGCGCGCGCTCTACCTGTTTCAGAACGGCATCGACACCTATTTCCGCATTCACGGCACCAATCAGCCGCAAACGATCGGCCATTCCGTCTCCAACGGCTGCATCCGCATGACGAACGAGCATATCGTCGACCTCTACGAACGGGTGCCCTTGGGAACCGTGGTGACGGTGCTCTGA
- the ettA gene encoding energy-dependent translational throttle protein EttA, with protein sequence MAAYQYVYHMQGVSKTYPGGKKCFENIHLSFLPGVKIGVVGVNGAGKSTLMKIMAGLDTDFTGEAWAAEGAKVGYLPQEPKLDESLTVRENVMLGVAGKKAILDRYNELAMNYSDETAEEMAELQDKIDAENLWDLDSQIDVSMEALRCPPDDAEIANLSGGERRRVALCKLLLEAPDMLLLDEPTNHLDAETIAWLQQHLIDYKGTILCVTHDRYFLDDITGWILELDRGRGIPYEGNYSSWLEQKAKRLEQEAREDKSKQKTLERELEWMRQGAKARQAKSKARINAYNDLASQSEREKLTRAQIVIPNGPRLGSKVIEVSGISKHYGDKQLVENLSFDLPPGGIVGVIGPNGAGKSTLFRMLTGQEQPDEGSVSYGDTVKLSYVDQSRDDLNDNDTVWEAISGGAEIIELGDAQVNSRAYCSSFNFKGGDQQKKLSLLSGGERNRVHMARLLKEGGNVLLLDEPTNDLDVETLRALEDALVDFAGCAVVISHDRFFLDRICTHILAFEGDAHVEWFEGNFEDYEEDKKRRLGPDALEPKRLKHKKFVR encoded by the coding sequence ATGGCTGCCTATCAATACGTCTACCACATGCAGGGGGTCTCCAAGACCTACCCCGGTGGCAAGAAATGCTTTGAAAACATCCACCTGTCCTTTCTCCCCGGTGTGAAAATCGGTGTTGTCGGCGTCAACGGCGCCGGTAAATCAACGCTGATGAAGATCATGGCCGGGCTCGATACCGATTTCACCGGTGAGGCCTGGGCCGCCGAGGGCGCCAAGGTTGGCTATCTACCGCAGGAGCCGAAGCTGGACGAAAGCCTGACCGTGCGTGAAAACGTCATGCTGGGCGTCGCCGGGAAAAAGGCCATTCTTGATCGCTACAATGAGCTGGCGATGAACTACTCGGACGAGACCGCCGAGGAAATGGCCGAGCTGCAGGACAAGATCGACGCCGAGAACCTCTGGGATCTGGACAGCCAGATCGACGTCTCGATGGAGGCGCTGCGCTGCCCGCCGGATGATGCCGAAATCGCCAACCTGTCTGGTGGTGAGCGCCGTCGCGTGGCGCTCTGCAAGCTGCTGCTTGAAGCACCCGACATGCTGCTCCTCGACGAACCGACCAACCACCTTGATGCGGAAACCATCGCCTGGCTGCAACAGCATCTGATCGACTACAAGGGCACCATCCTCTGCGTCACCCACGACCGTTATTTCCTGGATGACATCACCGGCTGGATCCTCGAGCTGGACCGGGGCCGCGGCATCCCCTACGAGGGCAATTATTCCAGCTGGCTGGAACAGAAGGCCAAACGTCTGGAGCAGGAAGCGCGCGAAGACAAATCCAAGCAGAAGACGCTGGAGCGCGAACTGGAATGGATGCGTCAGGGCGCCAAGGCGCGTCAGGCCAAATCCAAGGCCCGGATCAACGCCTATAACGATCTGGCCAGCCAGTCCGAGCGCGAGAAACTGACCCGCGCCCAGATCGTCATCCCCAACGGCCCGCGTCTGGGGTCCAAGGTGATCGAGGTCTCGGGCATCTCCAAACATTACGGCGACAAGCAGCTGGTGGAGAACCTGTCCTTTGACCTGCCCCCCGGCGGCATCGTCGGCGTGATCGGCCCCAACGGTGCGGGTAAATCGACCCTGTTCCGGATGCTGACCGGCCAGGAACAGCCCGATGAGGGCAGCGTCAGCTATGGCGATACCGTGAAACTGTCCTACGTCGACCAGTCGCGCGACGATCTGAACGACAATGACACCGTCTGGGAAGCCATCTCCGGCGGCGCCGAGATCATCGAGCTGGGCGACGCGCAGGTCAACTCCCGCGCCTATTGCTCGTCGTTCAACTTCAAAGGCGGCGACCAGCAGAAGAAACTGTCGCTGCTGTCGGGCGGCGAGCGCAACCGGGTCCATATGGCGCGGCTGCTGAAAGAGGGCGGCAACGTGCTGCTGCTTGACGAACCGACCAACGATCTGGACGTCGAAACCCTGCGCGCGCTGGAAGACGCACTGGTCGATTTCGCCGGCTGCGCCGTGGTCATCTCGCACGACCGTTTCTTCCTCGACCGGATCTGTACGCATATTCTGGCCTTTGAGGGCGACGCCCATGTGGAGTGGTTCGAGGGCAACTTCGAGGACTACGAAGAAGACAAGAAACGCCGCCTGGGCCCCGACGCGCTGGAGCCCAAGCGTCTGAAGCACAAGAAGTTCGTGCGATAA
- a CDS encoding gamma-glutamylcyclotransferase family protein codes for MPAPVSPAPYFFGYGSLVNTRTHGYGQARPARLSGWRRAWVHTDLRPVAFLSAVPCDRTTIDGLIAEVPGADWAALDDREFAYERLPAGGAVQHDLNPETDIAVYAVPGHSQRAASLRHPILLSYLDVVIQGYLDVFGADGVAAFVRTTDGWDAPILNDRSAPRYPRAQRLTAEELDLVDQHLLALGATVIGADQ; via the coding sequence ATGCCCGCCCCCGTTTCCCCAGCCCCCTATTTCTTTGGCTACGGCAGCCTGGTGAACACGCGCACCCATGGCTACGGTCAGGCCCGCCCCGCGCGGCTCAGCGGCTGGCGCCGGGCCTGGGTGCATACCGATCTGCGCCCGGTTGCCTTTCTCAGCGCCGTGCCCTGTGACAGAACCACCATCGACGGGCTGATCGCCGAGGTGCCAGGGGCCGACTGGGCGGCGCTTGATGACCGCGAATTTGCCTATGAGCGGCTGCCTGCCGGCGGCGCGGTCCAGCATGATCTGAACCCGGAGACCGATATCGCGGTCTATGCGGTGCCCGGCCACAGCCAGCGCGCGGCCAGCCTGCGCCATCCGATCCTGCTCAGCTATCTCGACGTGGTTATTCAGGGTTATCTGGACGTCTTCGGCGCCGATGGTGTCGCCGCCTTCGTGCGCACAACCGATGGCTGGGACGCGCCGATCCTGAACGACCGCAGCGCCCCGCGATATCCCAGAGCGCAGAGGCTGACTGCTGAAGAGCTGGATCTGGTCGATCAGCATCTGCTGGCGCTTGGCGCGACCGTTATTGGGGCAGATCAGTGA
- a CDS encoding DMT family transporter: MFVAMSMIPAGDLCGKLLTSGGLATPGFVAWSRFAIGTAMVAPFALRSAYPLLANWRLWLRAALLSGGILSIQIALKTEPLANVFAAFFVGPMVSYVLSVLLLREPATLARSLLMALGFCGVLLVVRPGLGGSVNLIWAVLAGVFYGGFLTTSRWLSHLGTPLQLSLTQLSISALLTLPLGLTALPAPGLATAALTFGSAGFSMLGNLLLLFAYAQAPASRLAPLVYFQLIAAVSLGWLVFDQWPDVLTWAGLCVVISAGLVSARLRR, encoded by the coding sequence ATGTTTGTCGCCATGTCAATGATCCCTGCCGGGGACCTTTGCGGGAAACTGCTCACATCGGGCGGTCTGGCGACACCGGGATTCGTGGCCTGGTCTCGATTTGCAATCGGCACAGCGATGGTGGCGCCGTTTGCCTTGCGCAGTGCCTATCCGCTGCTGGCCAACTGGCGGCTGTGGCTGCGCGCGGCGCTGCTGAGCGGCGGCATCCTGTCGATCCAGATCGCATTGAAGACCGAACCGCTGGCAAATGTGTTTGCCGCCTTTTTTGTCGGGCCGATGGTCAGCTATGTGCTCTCCGTCCTGCTGCTGCGCGAACCTGCGACGCTGGCGCGCAGCCTGCTGATGGCGCTGGGATTCTGCGGCGTGCTGCTGGTGGTGCGGCCCGGGCTGGGAGGCTCGGTCAATCTGATCTGGGCGGTTCTGGCGGGGGTATTCTACGGTGGATTTCTCACCACCTCGCGCTGGCTGTCGCATCTTGGCACGCCGCTGCAGCTGAGCCTGACCCAGCTGTCGATCAGCGCGCTGCTGACGCTGCCGCTGGGGCTGACCGCCCTGCCCGCGCCTGGACTGGCGACTGCGGCGCTGACCTTTGGCAGTGCCGGGTTTTCGATGCTGGGCAATCTGCTGCTGCTCTTTGCCTATGCGCAGGCACCCGCGTCACGGCTGGCACCGCTGGTCTATTTCCAGCTGATCGCCGCCGTCTCGCTCGGCTGGCTGGTCTTTGATCAATGGCCTGATGTGCTGACCTGGGCCGGTCTGTGTGTGGTCATCAGCGCCGGTCTGGTCTCAGCGCGGCTGCGTCGCTGA
- a CDS encoding arylesterase, giving the protein MRKIMAGLIFILTAAVAQADPVRVAALGDSLVQGYGLPQGQGWVPQLQRWLGEQGAEVRLINAGVSGDTTAGGAARIDWTLADGPDALIVALGGNDLLRGIAPAESRANLVRILEVAKANAVPVLLVGIAAPGNYGADFKAEFDAIFPELARDYGALLHDDSLAGIRAATGNDPQAAGPYLQEDGIHPNAKGVALNVAAIGPKVLDLVAKVDR; this is encoded by the coding sequence ATGCGCAAGATAATGGCCGGATTGATTTTTATATTAACTGCCGCAGTTGCGCAGGCCGATCCGGTTCGGGTGGCGGCTTTGGGGGACAGTCTGGTGCAGGGCTACGGGCTGCCGCAGGGGCAGGGCTGGGTGCCGCAGCTGCAGCGCTGGCTGGGGGAACAGGGGGCTGAGGTGCGCCTGATCAATGCCGGTGTCTCCGGCGATACCACGGCGGGTGGCGCGGCGCGGATCGACTGGACGCTGGCCGACGGGCCGGATGCGCTGATCGTCGCATTGGGCGGCAATGACCTGCTGCGCGGGATCGCCCCGGCTGAGAGCCGCGCCAATCTCGTCCGTATTCTGGAGGTCGCCAAGGCCAATGCGGTGCCGGTGCTGTTGGTTGGTATCGCGGCGCCGGGCAACTATGGCGCCGACTTCAAGGCAGAATTCGACGCAATCTTCCCCGAGCTGGCGCGCGACTATGGCGCGCTGCTGCATGACGACAGCCTTGCCGGGATCCGCGCGGCAACCGGCAATGATCCGCAGGCGGCGGGGCCGTATCTACAGGAGGACGGCATTCATCCCAACGCAAAAGGCGTGGCGCTGAATGTGGCGGCCATCGGCCCGAAGGTGCTGGATCTGGTGGCCAAGGTGGACCGCTGA
- a CDS encoding ABC transporter permease: MNTLSLATRFAMRELRGGLHGFRVFLICLALGVAVIAGIGSLRSAIETGLSKEGAVLLGGDAELGFTYRRASPEEQAWMQANALRRSEVIDFRSMAAVGEERALTQVKAVDSAYPLVGTVRLSPDLPLPQALEGAGDLPGGVMQRVLADRLGLSVGDRFALGTQSFVLTALLENEPDAASAGFTLGPRTIVRSADLARSGLLQPGTLFSSKYRLTLPEGTDLEQLKSRAEAELDNSGMRWTDARNGAPGIATFVERLAGFLVLVGLSGLAVGGIGVSAAVRAYLAGKTATIAILRTLGADRRTIFLTYFLQIGALALLGVAIGLVIGGLAPVLLGPLIAAQLPFPAVFGISVPALSEAALYGLLTAFVFALWPLARAERIRAAALFRDALDSRSRWPAPRYIVATAVSVAVLIGSAALFSGAIELTLWTAAGLIGALAVLLLAALVLGWIARRAAPLTRGYPALRWALSAIGTSRDGAVPTVLALGLGLTVLAAIGQVDGNMRRAIEGNLPDVAPSYFFVDIQRDQMPDFLARVEQDPAVERVQSAPMLRGILTTINGQPATEVAGDHWVVRGDRGITYAAKQPDTTQIVAGAWWPEEYTGAPQVSFAREEAEELGLNLGDTLTLNVLGRDITATITSLREVDFSTAGMGFVMVLNESALAGAPHSYIATVYAEQEAEAQILRDLAKAMPNITAIRVRDALDRVSDLLRQLASATAYGAAATLLTGFMVLIGTAAAGEPARRYEAAVLKTLGAPRRQILISFALRSVFLGAGAGLVALTAGMTGAWAINTYVFESDYQVIWSNALAIISGGILTTLLAGLAFAWRPLQVRPARILRARD; the protein is encoded by the coding sequence ATGAACACCTTGTCGCTGGCGACACGCTTTGCCATGCGGGAGCTGCGCGGCGGGCTGCATGGGTTTCGCGTTTTCCTGATCTGTCTGGCGCTTGGGGTGGCGGTGATTGCCGGGATCGGCTCGCTGCGCTCGGCGATTGAAACCGGGCTGAGCAAGGAAGGCGCGGTCTTGCTGGGCGGGGATGCCGAACTGGGCTTTACCTATCGGCGCGCCAGCCCAGAGGAACAGGCCTGGATGCAGGCCAATGCCCTGCGCCGCTCCGAGGTGATCGACTTCCGGTCGATGGCAGCTGTCGGTGAGGAACGCGCCCTGACGCAGGTGAAGGCGGTAGACAGCGCCTATCCACTGGTTGGCACGGTGCGGCTCTCGCCGGATCTGCCGCTGCCACAGGCGCTGGAGGGCGCCGGGGACCTGCCCGGCGGCGTGATGCAGCGGGTGCTTGCGGATCGGCTGGGCCTCTCTGTTGGTGACCGCTTTGCCCTTGGCACCCAAAGCTTTGTCCTGACCGCACTGCTGGAGAATGAACCGGATGCCGCCAGCGCAGGCTTCACGCTGGGGCCACGCACCATCGTTCGCAGCGCTGACCTGGCCCGATCCGGCCTGTTGCAGCCCGGCACGCTGTTTTCCAGCAAATACCGGCTGACCCTGCCCGAAGGCACCGATCTGGAGCAGCTGAAATCCCGCGCCGAAGCCGAGCTGGACAACAGCGGTATGCGCTGGACCGACGCCCGTAATGGCGCACCGGGCATCGCCACCTTTGTCGAGCGGCTGGCCGGGTTTCTGGTGCTGGTTGGCCTCTCCGGGCTGGCTGTGGGCGGCATCGGCGTCTCAGCCGCCGTGCGCGCCTATCTGGCGGGCAAGACCGCGACCATCGCCATCCTGCGCACGCTGGGCGCCGACCGCCGGACGATCTTTCTGACCTATTTTCTGCAAATCGGGGCGCTGGCGCTGCTTGGTGTTGCGATTGGCCTCGTGATCGGCGGGCTGGCCCCGGTGCTGCTGGGGCCGCTGATTGCGGCGCAGCTGCCGTTTCCTGCGGTCTTTGGCATCTCGGTCCCGGCGTTGAGCGAAGCGGCGCTTTACGGGCTGCTGACGGCTTTTGTCTTTGCGCTCTGGCCGCTGGCCCGCGCCGAGCGGATCCGCGCTGCGGCGCTGTTTCGTGACGCGCTGGACAGCCGCAGCCGCTGGCCTGCCCCCCGCTATATCGTCGCCACGGCTGTCTCGGTGGCGGTGCTGATTGGTTCTGCCGCGCTGTTCAGCGGCGCGATTGAGCTGACGCTCTGGACCGCTGCGGGGCTGATCGGCGCGCTGGCGGTGCTGTTGCTGGCCGCACTGGTGCTGGGCTGGATCGCCCGCCGCGCCGCGCCGCTGACCCGTGGATATCCGGCGCTTCGATGGGCGCTTTCGGCGATTGGCACCTCTCGCGATGGCGCCGTGCCGACCGTGCTGGCCCTGGGGCTGGGGCTGACCGTTCTGGCCGCGATTGGTCAGGTCGACGGCAATATGCGCCGCGCCATCGAAGGCAACCTGCCCGACGTGGCGCCCTCCTATTTCTTCGTTGATATCCAGCGCGATCAGATGCCGGATTTCCTCGCCCGCGTGGAGCAGGACCCGGCGGTTGAGCGCGTGCAGAGCGCACCGATGCTGCGCGGCATCCTCACCACCATCAACGGCCAGCCCGCAACCGAGGTGGCAGGCGATCACTGGGTCGTCCGGGGCGATCGCGGCATCACCTATGCCGCCAAACAGCCAGACACCACCCAGATCGTCGCGGGCGCGTGGTGGCCCGAAGAGTACACCGGCGCGCCGCAGGTCAGCTTTGCCCGCGAAGAGGCCGAGGAGCTGGGTCTCAACCTTGGCGACACGCTGACGCTCAACGTGCTGGGCCGCGACATTACCGCCACCATCACCAGCCTGCGCGAGGTCGATTTTTCCACGGCGGGCATGGGCTTTGTCATGGTGCTGAACGAAAGCGCGCTTGCAGGGGCCCCGCACAGCTATATCGCCACGGTCTATGCCGAACAGGAGGCCGAAGCCCAGATCCTGCGCGATCTCGCCAAGGCGATGCCGAACATCACCGCGATCCGGGTCCGCGATGCGCTGGACCGGGTGTCGGACCTGTTGCGGCAGCTCGCATCTGCCACCGCCTATGGTGCCGCAGCAACGCTGCTGACCGGTTTCATGGTGCTCATTGGCACCGCCGCCGCCGGCGAACCTGCCCGCCGCTACGAGGCGGCTGTGCTCAAGACGCTGGGCGCGCCGCGACGGCAGATCCTGATCAGCTTTGCGCTCAGATCGGTGTTTCTGGGCGCCGGGGCCGGCCTGGTCGCGCTGACGGCCGGAATGACCGGGGCCTGGGCCATCAACACCTATGTGTTCGAAAGCGATTATCAGGTGATCTGGAGCAATGCGCTGGCGATCATCAGCGGCGGCATCCTGACCACGCTGCTGGCCGGGCTGGCCTTTGCCTGGCGGCCCCTTCAGGTGCGCCCGGCCCGGATCCTGCGGGCCCGCGACTAG
- a CDS encoding cold-shock protein, whose protein sequence is MATGTVKWFNTTKGYGFIAPDAGGSDVFVHISAVERSGLTGLADNQKVTYELQPGRDGRESAVNIELA, encoded by the coding sequence ATGGCCACAGGCACCGTCAAATGGTTCAACACCACCAAAGGTTACGGTTTCATTGCACCCGATGCGGGTGGCAGCGATGTGTTCGTACATATTTCCGCCGTTGAGCGGTCGGGGCTGACCGGCCTCGCGGACAACCAGAAAGTGACCTATGAGCTGCAACCGGGCCGTGACGGCCGCGAGTCTGCGGTGAATATCGAGCTGGCCTAA
- a CDS encoding ABC transporter ATP-binding protein has product MQSSTIPQSDPILNLQHASLSLVGNTGPVEILHDISLAVESGETLGLIGPSGSGKSSLLMVMGGLEQATGGTVSALGQDLTAMDEDALARFRRDNMGVVFQSFHLIPTMTALENVATPLELAGHRDAFDRAQAELEAVGLGHRAGHFPAQMSGGEQQRVALARALVTRPRILLADEPTGNLDATNGDAIMDLLFDLRDRYGATLIMVTHAPELAARCDRVIRLRDGRLDLAAAREAAE; this is encoded by the coding sequence ATGCAGTCCAGCACGATCCCCCAGTCCGACCCTATCCTGAACCTCCAGCATGCGTCTTTGTCGCTGGTTGGCAATACCGGACCTGTCGAAATCCTGCATGACATCTCGCTTGCGGTCGAAAGCGGCGAGACGCTGGGCCTGATTGGTCCCTCCGGGTCGGGCAAATCCTCGCTGCTGATGGTGATGGGCGGTCTGGAACAGGCAACCGGCGGCACCGTCTCGGCGCTGGGGCAGGACCTGACCGCGATGGATGAGGATGCGCTGGCGCGGTTTCGCCGCGACAATATGGGTGTCGTGTTCCAGAGCTTTCACCTGATCCCCACCATGACGGCGCTCGAAAATGTCGCCACCCCGCTGGAGCTGGCCGGGCACAGGGATGCCTTTGACCGCGCGCAGGCCGAACTGGAGGCCGTGGGGCTCGGCCATCGTGCCGGTCACTTCCCGGCGCAGATGTCAGGCGGTGAACAACAGCGTGTGGCACTGGCACGCGCCCTGGTGACCCGCCCGCGGATCCTGCTGGCGGATGAGCCGACGGGCAATCTGGACGCCACCAACGGCGATGCGATCATGGACCTGCTGTTTGACCTGCGCGACCGCTATGGCGCGACGCTGATCATGGTCACCCATGCGCCGGAACTGGCGGCGCGCTGTGACCGGGTGATCCGGCTGCGCGATGGCCGTCTCGACCTTGCCGCCGCGCGCGAGGCCGCTGAATGA
- a CDS encoding nicotinate-nucleotide adenylyltransferase, giving the protein MMHRLPHIPPGTTVGLLGGSFDPPHQGHRAISLAALKRFGLDQLVWLVSPGNPLKAHPPAPLDRRIAAARTLMDHPRVQISGIEADVGTCYTAETLRLLRQRHPGVRFVWLMGADNLADFHRWKDWRQILDTVPVGVLARPGERISARLSPAARLYAPYRLKGGQSRLLAHAEAPAWCFVNVPMVNISSSAIRARGDWSATQPR; this is encoded by the coding sequence ATGATGCACCGCTTGCCCCATATTCCGCCCGGCACCACTGTTGGCCTTCTGGGCGGGTCCTTTGATCCGCCGCATCAGGGGCATCGTGCCATCTCGCTGGCAGCGCTCAAACGCTTTGGGCTGGATCAGCTGGTCTGGCTGGTGTCGCCCGGCAATCCGCTTAAGGCGCACCCGCCAGCGCCGCTTGACCGCCGGATTGCCGCCGCGCGGACGTTGATGGACCATCCGCGTGTGCAGATCAGCGGGATCGAGGCCGATGTCGGCACCTGCTACACGGCCGAGACGCTGCGCCTGCTGCGGCAGCGCCATCCCGGCGTGCGCTTTGTCTGGTTGATGGGGGCGGATAATCTGGCCGATTTCCACCGCTGGAAAGACTGGCGGCAGATTCTGGACACCGTACCCGTCGGAGTGCTGGCGCGACCGGGTGAGCGGATCTCGGCGCGGCTGTCGCCTGCCGCGCGGCTTTATGCACCGTATCGGCTGAAAGGTGGGCAGAGCCGTCTGCTGGCCCATGCCGAGGCCCCGGCCTGGTGTTTTGTGAATGTGCCGATGGTCAATATCAGCTCAAGCGCGATCCGGGCGCGTGGCGATTGGTCAGCGACGCAGCCGCGCTGA